The following are from one region of the Methanoculleus caldifontis genome:
- the comE gene encoding sulfopyruvate decarboxylase subunit beta, whose amino-acid sequence MREGCVLDRLGALGVDTVASLPCDRTQDLCALIPERFHAVDLTREEDGVGICAGLAMAGRRPVLHMQSSGLGNSLNAIMSLTVTFGLPLPILASWRGVYREAIPAQVPFNRAVPEVLAALGIPYTIIRDPGDEALIDTVVRDAYTSMRPHVGLILPSFWEGTDVACPAGEIAPARARESVVDYRRTFREPVMTRNDAIRAIAGGLDGEAVVANIGVPSKELYAARDRDLNFYMLGSYTQATPIGLGLAIGTDRDVVVLDGDGSLLGTAVLPVVAAEDPENLTIVCLDNGTFGSTGNQPTPASGQVDMELLARAAGLRRTCKVQDERELAEAWEARGRGPNFIHVVLKPGNAAVPNIPLAPAEIRERFVRALKRA is encoded by the coding sequence GTGCGTGAAGGCTGTGTTCTGGACCGGCTCGGCGCCCTCGGCGTCGATACCGTGGCGAGCCTCCCCTGCGACCGGACGCAGGACCTCTGCGCCCTGATCCCGGAACGGTTCCATGCGGTCGACCTCACCCGCGAGGAGGACGGCGTCGGGATCTGCGCCGGTCTCGCGATGGCCGGAAGGCGGCCGGTGCTCCATATGCAGAGTTCGGGGCTCGGGAACTCCCTGAATGCCATCATGTCCCTCACCGTCACCTTCGGCCTCCCCCTCCCGATCCTCGCGAGCTGGCGGGGCGTCTACCGGGAGGCGATCCCGGCCCAGGTGCCGTTCAACCGGGCGGTCCCGGAGGTGCTCGCGGCGCTCGGGATTCCATATACGATCATCCGCGATCCCGGGGATGAGGCGCTGATCGATACGGTCGTCCGCGACGCCTACACCTCCATGCGCCCGCACGTGGGACTGATCCTCCCTTCGTTCTGGGAGGGGACTGACGTGGCCTGCCCGGCGGGGGAAATCGCTCCGGCCCGGGCCCGGGAGTCCGTGGTGGACTACCGACGGACGTTCCGCGAGCCGGTGATGACCCGGAACGACGCGATAAGGGCGATCGCGGGCGGCCTGGATGGGGAGGCGGTCGTCGCGAACATCGGCGTCCCCTCAAAGGAACTCTACGCAGCCCGTGATCGGGACCTCAACTTTTACATGCTCGGGAGTTACACCCAGGCGACCCCGATCGGGCTTGGCCTCGCCATCGGGACCGACCGGGACGTCGTCGTCCTCGACGGCGACGGGAGCCTGCTCGGGACCGCCGTCCTCCCGGTGGTGGCGGCCGAAGACCCGGAGAACCTCACGATCGTCTGTCTGGACAACGGGACCTTCGGGAGCACCGGGAACCAGCCCACCCCGGCCTCCGGGCAGGTGGATATGGAGCTCCTCGCTCGTGCCGCCGGGCTCCGGCGGACCTGCAAGGTGCAGGACGAGCGGGAGCTCGCGGAGGCCTGGGAGGCCCGGGGGCGGGGCCCGAACTTCATTCACGTTGTGTTGAAGCCTGGTAACGCCGCGGTCCCGAATATTCCGCTTGCCCCGGCCGAGATCCGGGAGCGGTTTGTGCGGGCGTTGAAGAGGGCCTAA
- a CDS encoding carotenoid biosynthesis protein → MRITRPALLLTALALFLAACLVVRFDDPAVPSAVPVLFMVALALPSYVALVRWLGPARGIALLLLLSILPLAVEAYAVATGFPYGRFTYSADLGHRAFGLVPWTVAFAYLPMLLGAAALAGAAVGTSWRRLVPAGTLALLLVDLVIDPAVVHAGLWVWTEGGAYYGIPVSNFAGWVLTGAVYIALFRLIAGGRPIPGAVAASLLLILAFWTGYLTRNGLVIPALLGAALALATLRVVFRDESPA, encoded by the coding sequence ATGCGCATCACCCGGCCGGCCCTCCTCCTCACCGCCCTCGCCCTCTTCCTCGCCGCCTGCCTGGTGGTCCGGTTCGACGACCCGGCAGTCCCGTCCGCCGTCCCGGTCCTCTTCATGGTCGCCCTCGCCCTCCCCTCCTACGTCGCCCTCGTCCGCTGGCTCGGCCCCGCCCGCGGGATCGCGCTCCTCCTCCTCCTGAGCATCCTCCCGCTCGCCGTCGAGGCATACGCCGTCGCGACCGGCTTCCCGTATGGCCGGTTCACGTATTCGGCCGACCTCGGCCACCGGGCCTTCGGTCTCGTCCCCTGGACGGTCGCCTTCGCCTACCTCCCGATGCTCCTCGGCGCCGCCGCCCTCGCCGGGGCCGCCGTCGGGACTTCCTGGCGCCGCCTGGTCCCGGCCGGGACCCTCGCCCTCCTCCTCGTCGACCTCGTCATCGACCCGGCAGTCGTCCACGCCGGCCTCTGGGTCTGGACTGAGGGCGGCGCCTACTACGGGATCCCGGTCTCGAACTTCGCGGGCTGGGTCCTGACGGGAGCGGTCTACATCGCCCTCTTCCGGCTCATCGCAGGCGGCCGGCCGATCCCCGGCGCGGTGGCGGCGAGCCTCCTTCTGATCCTGGCGTTCTGGACCGGCTACCTTACCCGGAACGGTCTCGTGATTCCGGCGCTCCTCGGGGCGGCACTCGCCCTTGCGACCCTCCGGGTCGTCTTCCGCGACGAGTCTCCGGCGTGA